A portion of the Saccharomyces paradoxus chromosome XV, complete sequence genome contains these proteins:
- the LAG2 gene encoding Lag2p (Protein that negatively regulates the SCF E3-ubiquitin ligase~similar to YOL025W), translating into MSLPISKLIEQYRSTRDNDLKYMLLRRNFEINDMEDELASLINDLLLPVLVEEQDMEILNLVSFQVFPNLVLSMISNSTATQVGWVTSLICDPLLNQSIIHANRSFVLIETLRNILQKIENAPHLDYHQPVNNSFEFISKFIVEMKRHMCDVDAAQLSHSLSESNMLIYIESLNLLLKFSFFSDATCSSAMVTLPFDILNDVFSIAQDYSATSTNESIDRITEKLFLTSTQLTHPADLKKLCPKMKYNTLSVVSRIWYKFGPTVAELFTDYLLPVLLPSQIVEECSIEDVLEIIHNFHPYFSFRRLEDNRPLLSDSTISQLRKGLFDILIMLNDSLTRTQNESVHSDGHLVDSDDGFASDNDSEQQAYLDELMSEGYDENMYNGDTDNEDADDVNLEKNDELTKDITETNKILSIFAELHYPQEERFSELLVELQTKITINPFLIDKILSKETTELPTDGGELVDLNEILNEVKANKLTRKNVIFYTLEHTLSLKSCSDLSVLQLSIEVIDHLLVKNHSNNITRGEQFRLIKLILPHLKTNKSFIDTLKAGNFTQKIDEGVTLRTTIISLLLQLLPLDYSMLGDILPTIARYSVRDKDFTVRDLSLQLLNQVLRTYYNCLIGIDWEWYNNDFYQVLQETCIKKDIDTNLLLQFPPYFPHD; encoded by the coding sequence ATGAGTCTGCCCATTAGTAAGCTAATTGAGCAATATCGCTCCACTAGAGATAATGACCTTAAATACATGCTTTTGAGGCGGAACTTTGAAATTAACGATATGGAGGATGAGCTGGCCTCTCTTATTAACGACTTGCTGCTCCCAGTATTGGTCGAAGAACAAGACATGGAAATTCTTAATTTAGTGTCATTTCAAGTGTTCCCTAATTTGGTTCTTTCTATGATAAGCAACTCTACTGCTACTCAGGTGGGATGGGTAACAAGCTTGATATGTGACCCTTTATTGAACCAGAGCATTATTCATGCAAATCgttcttttgttttgattGAGACGCTAAGGaatattttacaaaaaattgaaaacgcCCCTCATTTAGACTATCACCAACCAGTAAACAATTCATTTGAGTTTATCTCTAAATTTATTGTTGAAATGAAAAGGCATATGTGTGATGTGGATGCTGCTCAGCTTTCACATTCTCTTTCTGAAAGTAATATGTTAATTTACATAGAGTCCCTAAACCTATTGTTAAAATTCAGCTTCTTTTCAGACGCGACATGTTCTTCAGCAATGGTCACACTGCCCTTTGACATTTTGAATGAcgttttttcaattgctcAGGACTATTCTGCCACGAGTACAAATGAAAGCATTGATAGGATTACTGAAAAACTATTCTTGACTTCCACGCAATTAACTCATCCGGCGGATCTGAAAAAGCTATGCCCCAAAATGAAATACAATACATTATCAGTAGTTTCTCGAATATGGTATAAATTTGGCCCCACAGTCGCTGAGTTATTTACTGATTATCTATTACCGGTTCTACTCCCCTCACAAATAGTAGAGGAATGTAGCATTGAAGATGTTCTGGAAATAATCCATAACTTCCATCcatatttctcttttcgTAGACTAGAGGATAATAGACCTCTATTGTCAGATTCGACCATTAGCCAGCTAAGAAAGGGTTTGTTTGACATACTCATTATGCTAAACGACTCGCTGACAAGAACGCAAAATGAAAGTGTTCACAGTGACGGCCATTTGGTCGACAGTGACGATGGATTTGCTTCAGACAACGATTCTGAACAACAAGCATACCTCGACGAACTCATGTCAGAAGGttatgatgaaaatatgtATAACGGTGATACGGATAACGAGGACGCAGATGATGtaaatcttgaaaaaaatgacgaGCTCACCAAGGACATTACAGAAACGAACAAAATCCTTTCAATATTCGCTGAGTTACACTATCCTCAAGAGGAGCGCTTTTCTGAATTATTAGTTGAGCTACAGACTAAAATCACTATAAATCCATTTttaattgataaaattctCTCGAAAGAGACGACAGAATTGCCCACTGACGGTGGGGAACTCGTCGATTTGAAcgaaattttgaatgaagTGAAAGCTAATAAACTTACGAGAAAGAACGTTATTTTTTATACACTGGAACACACTTTGTCGTTGAAATCTTGTTCCGACTTGTCTGTCCTACAACTGTCAATAGAGGTAATTGATCATCTATTGGTTAAAAACCATTCAAATAACATCACCCGTGGTGAGCAGTTTCGGCTGATCAAGTTGATACTACCTCATCTGAAAACCaataaatcttttattGATACATTGAAAGCAGGAAATTTCACccaaaaaattgatgaaggTGTGACTTTGAGGACAACAATTATCTCTTTGCTGCTGCAATTACTTCCACTGGATTACTCTATGTTAGGTGATATTCTACCCACTATCGCGAGATATTCTGTGAGGGACAAGGATTTTACGGTGAGAGATTTATCCTTGCAATTGCTGAATCAAGTATTACGCACATACTATAACTGCCTAATTGGTATCGATTGGGAATGGTATAACAATGATTTCTATCAAGTCTTACAAGAAACTTGTATTAAGAAAGACATAGATACCAATCTCTTGCTACAGTTTCCCCCTTATTTCCCCCATGACTAG
- a CDS encoding uncharacterized protein (similar to YOL024W), with amino-acid sequence MSKLSPCPHAADFINLEEPPEPKEFFQDLCAVPNSPRRRFENSRRSTHYCEALSYSRQKLPALLSKMTLQELRHNMSTFSLQEKDQMNDYDTYKVIDMGDRLLLETLSPQPRDLFEKLHTSEANLIAETVLDESTAVKTELRPSSSARNSSVFLYEDYKKFIYQQLDMFS; translated from the coding sequence ATGTCAAAACTATCGCCTTGTCCTCATGCCGCCGATTTTataaatttggaagaaccACCAGAACCTAAAGAGTTTTTCCAAGACCTTTGTGCTGTTCCTAATTCTCCCAGAAGACGTTTTGAAAATTCCCGAAGGTCAACGCATTATTGTGAAGCTTTGAGCTATTCTAGGCAAAAGCTTCCTGCTCTGTTGTCTAAAATGACACTGCAAGAGTTGAGACACAATATgtcaactttttctttgcagGAAAAGGATCAGATGAATGATTATGACACCTATAAGGTGATAGACATGGGAGATCGTCTCTTGCTCGAGACTTTGTCCCCACAGCCAAGagatttatttgaaaaactgcATACAAGTGAGGCGAATTTAATAGCTGAGACAGTTTTAGACGAATCAACTGCAGTAAAGACAGAGTTACGGCCATCTTCGTCTGCACGAAATTCAAGTGTTTTTTTGTATGAAGattataaaaaattcatttacCAGCAACTAGATATGTTTAgttaa
- the IFM1 gene encoding translation initiation factor 2 (Mitochondrial translation initiation factor 2~similar to YOL023W), translated as MLRRHGLFWLKTCPRINVLLKQSIPIPHLPHNRNIWQQRWYAKGRRRNQSSKKELRPLNFSIPNYISVNKLANLLNCRVEKLIKDLTALGFENITATYILSKEYVELILQEYNFALPNLSTSTNLDNVYDELKSPINPKLLAKRAPVVTIMGHVDHGKTTIIDYLRNSSVVAQEHGGITQHIGAFQITAPKSGKRITFLDTPGHAAFLKMRERGANITDIIVLVVSVEDSVMPQTLEAIKHAKNSGNEMIIAITKIDRIPQPKEREKKIEKVINDLIVQGIPVEKIGGDVQVIPISAKTGENMDLLEESIVLLSEVMDIRAENSPKTIAEGWIIESQVRKQIGNVATVLVKKGTLQKGKILICGNTFCKIKNLIDDKGIPIPKATPSYATEVLGWKDVPHVGDEVIQVKSEAIAKKFISKRQDLIEVQKNSSIVEKLNEERALAKEHHFNKDKDKELEHEDTIQEHEQNAGPKLINYIIKCDVSGSAEAVSESISSLGNDEVRCNVISSSVGVPTESDLKMAQITNSTILCFNLGNLPSEVINNRAGIKIKQYDVIYKLIEDVTETLTENLKPIFEKKIVSTVDVREIFDFKLKKKIIKIAGCKVNNGIIKKNSLVQVVRGPNDDVVFDGTISTLKHNRDDVTEVSKGHECGITFENGFEGFKSGDRILVYENVRVPRYL; from the coding sequence ATGCTCAGAAGACACGGATTATTCTGGTTAAAGACATGTCCCCGTATAAATGTTCTTCTAAAGCAATCCATACCGATACCACATTTACCTCATAATCGTAATATTTGGCAGCAAAGATGGTATGCAAAGggtagaagaagaaaccaGTCTTCCAAGAAAGAGTTAAGGCCtctcaatttttctattcCAAACTATATTTCTGTAAATAAATTGGCTAATTTACTAAATTGTCGTgtggaaaaattaattAAAGATTTGACAGCATTAGGTTTCGAAAATATCACAGCCACGTATATATTATCAAAAGAATACGTCGAATTGATTTTACAAGAATACAACTTTGCCCTTCCGAATCTCTCAACATCTACAAATTTAGATAATGTTTATGATGAGCTAAAGTCTCCTATAAATCCAAAATTATTAGCCAAAAGAGCCCCCGTGGTGACTATAATGGGCCACGTTGATCATGGCAAGACAACTATCATAGACTATCTAAGGAATTCCTCTGTCGTTGCTCAAGAACATGGTGGAATCACACAACACATTGGTGCCTTTCAAATAACGGCCCCAAAGTCTGGGAAAAGGATAACATTTTTAGACACCCCTGGTCATGCCGcctttttaaaaatgagAGAAAGAGGTGCAAATATTACTGATATTATTGTCTTGGTGGTATCTGTTGAAGATTCTGTGATGCCTCAGACATTGGAAGCCATAAAACATGCCAAAAATTCAGGAAATGAAATGATAATTGCAATAACGAAAATAGATAGAATTCCACAGCCAAAAGAacgtgaaaaaaaaattgaaaaagtcaTCAATGATTTGATTGTTCAAGGTATTCCAGTGGAAAAAATAGGTGGAGACGTTCAGGTGATCCCGATAAGTGCCAAAACTGGTGAGAACATGGACCTTTTAGAAGAATCGATTGTACTATTAAGTGAAGTGATGGATATAAGGGCTGAAAACTCCCCTAAAACTATCGCAGAGGGTTGGATCATTGAAAGTCAAGTTAGAAAACAGATCGGAAATGTGGCGACCGTCTTGGTTAAGAAGGGCACTCtacaaaagggaaaaattCTAATTTGTGGTAACACATTTTGCAAGATCAAGAATTTAATCGACGACAAAGGTATACCGATTCCCAAGGCAACACCATCATATGCTACTGAGGTTCTTGGCTGGAAAGATGTACCCCATGTCGGCGACGAAGTCATTCAAGTCAAGAGCGAAGCAATTGctaaaaaattcattagTAAAAGGCAAGATCTTAttgaagttcaaaaaaactCCTCTATCGTTGAGAaattaaatgaagaaagagCTCTTGCCAAGGAGCATCACTTTAATAAGGATAAAGACAAGGAACTGGAACATGAGGATACTATCCAAGAACATGAACAAAATGCCGGTCCTAAGCTTATCAATTACATCATCAAATGTGATGTCTCTGGATCAGCAGAAGCGGTTTCAGAAAGTATTTCCTCCTTAGGAAATGACGAAGTGAGATGTAATGTtatctcttcttctgttgGTGTACCTACGGAAAGTGACTTAAAGATGGCGCAAATAACAAATAGTACAATTCTATGTTTCAACTTGGGTAATTTGCCGAGTGAGGTGATCAACAATCGAGCCGGCattaaaataaaacagTACGATGTTATCTATAAATTAATTGAAGACGTGACTGAAACATTAACTGAAAATCTAAAACccatctttgaaaagaaaatagttTCAACTGTTGACGTTcgtgaaatttttgacttcaaattaaagaaaaaaattattaaaattGCAGGTTGCAAAGTAAATAATGGTATCATTAAAAAGAACTCGTTAGTTCAGGTAGTTAGAGGTCCCAACGACGATGTCGTTTTTGATGGAACAATCTCAACTTTGAAGCACAATAGGGATGATGTAACAGAAGTTTCAAAGGGGCATGAATGTGGGAttacttttgaaaatgggtTTGAGGGTTTCAAATCAGGTGATAGGATCCTGGTTTATGAAAATGTGAGGGTTCCTCGTTACTTGTAA
- the TSR4 gene encoding small subunit rRNA maturation protein TSR4 (Cytoplasmic protein required for correct processing of 20S pre-rRNA~similar to YOL022C) gives MSKIEELQPSDTDDHSYSSTPGDVFLAFVDAPVKENDEILIEDSFIGGEPKWLHPDSEPSAELLKCGACKSTDNMKLLLQAFSPLDDEQMGAIQQRIGIDNMNYINPQDDRVLYVFLCTKCQRKGNSVRCIRGLKKNKNVDSLSEKMASTSLEKDFQINPFDLSNNSESKYNAFSSNPFGGASANPFGADSINSNVSQNKEEGKKKESANISAKAARKLHELQKDKEYDESKCFKSYLLYVEEETFKNKKPAHLQLPKNLKIDKEALDLTGDEDLEKDPVKLDPRTEKLSKFLDDDTFQKFQEVVGYNPLQVLRYDLGGKPLLYAETKVDISSTVPVPGYNPSSQRIFEMQLMPKMIFDLEEVVSVDNGMEWGTILVFTDVENYIPEFDEHGVGYVEECVKVQWESRT, from the coding sequence ATGTCTAAAATAGAAGAGCTGCAACCATCCGATACTGATGATCATTCCTATTCTAGTACACCGGGAGATGTATTTTTAGCATTTGTGGACGCACCTGTTAAAGAGAATGATGAAATATTAATTGAAGATAGTTTTATTGGTGGTGAACCTAAGTGGCTACATCCGGATTCGGAACCGTCTGCTGAACTATTGAAATGTGGTGCTTGCAAATCAACGGATAATATGAAACTGCTACTGCAAGCTTTTTCGCCGCTAGATGATGAACAGATGGGGGCCATACAACAACGGATCGGTATTGATAATATGAACTATATCAATCCCCAGGATGACAGAGTATTATATGTCTTCCTCTGTACCAAATGTCAAAGGAAGGGCAATTCAGTTCGCTGCATCAGAGGactaaagaagaataagaaCGTTGATAGtctttctgaaaaaatggcgtcaacttctttggaaaaagatTTCCAAATTAATCCCTTTGACTTATCAAACAATTCGGAATCTAAATACAATGCCTTTTCAAGCAACCCATTTGGAGGTGCAAGTGCTAATCCTTTTGGAGCTGATAGCATTAATTCAAATGTATCGCAAAACAAGGAAgaagggaaaaagaaagaatctGCCAACATTTCTGCAAAGGCAGCGAGAAAATTACATGAGTTACAAAAGGACAAAGAATACGATGAAAGTAAATGCTTCAAAAGTTATTTGTTGTATGTCGAAGAGGAAacctttaaaaataaaaagccAGCTCACTTGCAGCtgccaaaaaatttaaagatcGATAAAGAGGCATTGGATTTGACAGGAGACGAGGATCTCGAAAAAGATCCGGTCAAGTTGGACCCTAGAACAGAGAAATTATCCAAGTTTCTTGATGATGAcacatttcaaaaatttcaagaggTCGTTGGGTATAACCCATTGCAAGTATTACGTTATGACTTAGGCGGAAAACCCTTACTATACGCTGAAACAAAAGTTGATATTTCAAGCACAGTTCCAGTACCTGGCTACAACCCATCAAGTCAAAGAATCTTTGAAATGCAGTTGATGCCAAAAATGATTTTTGATCTAGAAGAAGTAGTGTCTGTTGATAATGGAATGGAATGGGGTACTATCCTCGTTTTCACTGATGTTGAAAATTATATCCCtgaatttgatgaacaTGGTGTCGGCTATGTAGAAGAATGTGTAAAGGTTCAGTGGGAATCGAGAACGTGA
- the DIS3 gene encoding exosome catalytic subunit DIS3 (Exosome core complex catalytic subunit~similar to YOL021C) — protein sequence MSVSAIAPRRKRLADGLSVTQKVFVRSRNGGATKIVREHYLRSDIPCLSRSCTKCPQIVVPDAQNELPKFILSDSPLELSAPIGKHYVVLDTNVVLQAIDLLENPNCFFDVIVPQIVLDEVRNKSYPVYTRLRTLCRDSDDQKRFIVFHNEFSEHTFVERLPNETINDRNDRAIRRVCQWYSEHLKPYDINVVLVTNDRLNREAATKEGDFNIITKSLVQYVDLLPNADDIRDSIPQMDSFDKDLERDTFSDFTFPEYYSTARVMGGLKNGVLYQGNIQISEYNFLEGSVSLPRFSKPVLIVGQKNLNRAFNGDQVIVELLPQSEWKAPSSIVLDSEHFDVNDNPDIGAGDDDDNNESSSNTTVISDKQRRLLAKDAMIAQRSKKVQPTAKVVYIQRRSWRQYVGQLAPSSVDSQSSSTQNVFVILMDKCLPKVRIRTRRAAELIDKRIVISIDSWPATHKYPLGHFVRDLGAIESAQAETEALLLEHDVEYRPFSKKVLECLPAEGHDWKAPIKLDDPEAVSKDPLLTKRKDLRDKLICSIDPPGCVDIDDALHAKKLPNGNWEVGVHIADVTHFVKPNTALDAEGAARGTSVYLVDKRIDMLPMLLGTDLCSLKPYVDRFAFSVIWELDDSANIVNVNFMKSVIRSREAFSYEQAQLRIDDKNQNDELTLGMRALLKLSVKLKQKRLEAGALNLASPEVKVHMDSETSDPNEVEIKKLLATNSLVEEFMLLANISVARKIYDAFPQTAMLRRHAAPPSTNFEILNEMLNTRKNMSISLESSKALADSLDRCVDSEDPYFNTLVRIMSTRCMMAAQYFYSGAYSYPDFRHYGLAVDIYTHFTSPIRRYCDVVAHRQLAGAIGYEPLSLTHRDKNKMDMICRNINRKHRNAQFAGRASIEYYVGQVMRNNESTETGYVIKVFNNGIVVLVPKFGVEGLIRLDNLTKDPNSATFDEVEYKLTFVPTDSHKSRDVYVFDKVEVQVRSVMDPITSKRKAELLLK from the coding sequence ATGTCGGTTTCTGCCATTGCCCCCAGACGGAAGAGACTTGCAGATGGCTTAAGTGTCACTCAGAAGGTGTTCGTAAGGTCCCGTAATGGAGGCGCTACCAAGATTGTAAGAGAACACTATTTAAGGTCGGATATCCCATGTCTTTCGAGAAGTTGTACCAAGTGTCCGCAAATTGTTGTCCCCGATGCTCAAAATGAGTTGCCGAAGTTTATCCTGTCAGATTCCCCCTTAGAATTAAGCGCACCCATCGGCAAGCATTACGTCGTGTTGGATACCAACGTGGTATTACAGGCGATTGATCTTTTGGAGAATCCgaattgtttttttgacGTTATTGTCCCCCAGATTGTCCTAGATGAAGTGAGAAACAAATCGTATCCGGTGTACACGAGATTGAGAACTTTATGCAGAGATAGCGACGATCAAAAGAGATTTATCGTGTTTCATAATGAATTTAGTGAACATACGTTTGTGGAGAGGCTTCCAAATGAAACTATTAACGACAGGAACGATAGAGCTATCAGGAGAGTCTGTCAATGGTACAGCGAGCACTTGAAACCCTATGACATTAACGTTGTTCTCGTTACCAACGACCGTTTGAATAGAGAAGCTGCCACTAAGGAAGGGGACTTTAATATAATAACCAAGAGTTTAGTACAGTATGTCGACTTACTACCAAATGCGGACGACATCAGAGATTCTATTCCCCAGATGGATTCTTTCGATAAAGATCTTGAAAGGGACACATTTTCAGATTTCACGTTCCCGGAATACTATTCCACGGCAAGAGTAATGGGTGGCTTGAAAAATGGTGTTTTGTACCAAGGCAATATTCAAATATCAGAGTACAATTTCCTAGAAGGTTCAGTGAGTTTGCCAAGATTCTCTAAACCAGTGCTAATTGTAGGGCAGAAAAACCTAAACAGAGCATTTAACGGTGACCAGGTTATCGTAGAACTGTTACCTCAATCTGAATGGAAAGCACCCTCATCCATTGTCTTGGATTCTGAACATTTCGACGTTAATGATAACCCTGATATTGGGGCGGGCGATGACGATGACAATAATGAGTCCTCTTCTAACACCACCGTGATTTCAGATAAGCAGCGCAGGTTGCTGGCTAAGGATGCTATGATAGCTCAAAGATCGAAAAAAGTTCAGCCCACGGCAAAAGTTGTATACATACAAAGAAGATCCTGGAGGCAGTACGTCGGTCAACTAGCACCAAGTTCCGTTGATTCACAAAGCAGTAGTACGCAAAATGTCTTCGTTATTTTGATGGACAAATGTCTTCCAAAAGTCAGAATCAGAACAAGGCGTGCTGCTGAATTGATCGATAAGAGGATTGTCATTTCCATTGACTCGTGGCCCGCCACTCATAAATACCCATTGGGTCACTTTGTTAGAGACCTGGGCGCAATTGAATCTGCTCAAGCTGAAACAGAAGCCTTATTGCTGGAGCATGATGTCGAGTATAGGCCATTTTCCAAGAAAGTTTTGGAATGCTTGCCCGCAGAAGGTCACGATTGGAAAGCCCCAATAAAGCTGGATGATCCTGAGGCTGTTTCAAAGGATCCGTTATtgacaaaaagaaaggacCTTAGAGACAAACTGATATGTAGTATCGATCCTCCCGGATGTGTTGATATTGACGATGCTCTACATGCAAAAAAGCTTCCAAATGGTAATTGGGAAGTTGGTGTTCATATTGCCGATGTTACTCATTTCGTTAAGCCGAACACCGCCCTGGATGCAGAAGGTGCCGCAAGAGGTACTTCTGTATATTTGGTGGACAAACGTATTGACATGCTGCCCATGCTTCTAGGTACCGACTTGTGTTCTTTAAAACCATACGTTGATAGATTCGCATTCTCAGTCATTTGGGAATTGGATGACAGCGCTAATATTGTAAATGTTAATTTTATGAAATCCGTTATCAGATCTAGAGAGGCTTTCTCATATGAGCAAGCGCAACTAAGAATTGATGATAAAAACCAAAATGATGAGTTGACACTGGGTATGAGGGCTCTCTTGAAATTGTCTGTAAAGCTGAAGCAAAAGAGACTGGAGGCGGGTGCCTTGAACTTAGCTTCTCCTGAAGTTAAGGTCCATATGGATAGTGAGACCTCAGATCCAAATGAAgttgaaataaaaaaattgctgGCGACAAACTCCTTAGTTGAAGAATTCATGTTGTTGGCTAATATATCTGTGGCAAGAAAGATATACGACGCCTTTCCCCAAACCGCGATGCTAAGAAGGCACGCAGCTCCACCATCTACTAACTTcgaaattttgaatgaaatGCTAAAcacaagaaagaatatgTCAATTTCGTTGGAATCATCCAAGGCCCTAGCAGATTCTCTAGACAGGTGTGTGGATTCCGAAGATCCATACTTCAATACATTGGTCCGTATCATGTCGACTCGCTGTATGATGGCGGCGCAATATTTCTATTCTGGAGCTTATTCCTATCCGGACTTTAGACATTACGGTTTAGCCGTTGATATCTACACACATTTCACATCACCTATTAGACGTTACTGTGATGTTGTAGCGCATAGACAACTAGCGGGTGCCATTGGATATGAACCCCTAAGTTTGACTCATCGtgacaaaaataaaatggaCATGATTTGCAGAAATATCAATAGAAAGCACAGGAACGCACAATTTGCTGGCAGGGCAAGTATAGAATACTATGTGGGCCAAGTGATGAGGAATAACGAGTCTACAGAAACTGGTTATGTTATTAAGGTATTCAATAATGGTATAGTTGTGCTGGTTCCCAAATTTGGCGTGGAAGGATTAATAAGATTGGATAATTTGACTAAGGATCCAAATTCAGCTACTTTTGATGAGGTGGAATACAAATTGACTTTTGTGCCTACAGATTCACATAAATCAAGGGATGTCTACGTTTTCGATAAGGTTGAAGTTCAAGTTAGGTCGGTAATGGATCCAATCACTAGCAAGCGTAAGGCTGAATTACTGTTAAAATAA
- the TAT2 gene encoding aromatic amino acid transmembrane transporter TAT2 (High affinity tryptophan and tyrosine permease~similar to YOL020W), which translates to MTEDFISSVKHSSEVLKERKSNFEFVEYKSKQLTSSSSRNSNSSHHDEEHQYSKRNIFQRCVDSFKPPLDGSFDTSNLKRTLKPRHLIMIAIGGSIGTGLFVGSGKAIAEGGPLGVVLGWTIAGSQIIGTIHGLGEITVRFPVVGAFANYGTRFLDPSISFVVSTIYVLQWFFVLPLEIIAAAMTVQYWNTSIDPVIWVAIFYAVIVSINLFGVRGFGEAEFAFSTIKAITVCGFIILCIVLICGGGPDHEFIGAKYWHDPGCLANGFPGVLSVLVVASYSLGGIEMTCLASGETDPKGLPSAIKQVFWRILFFFLISLTLVGFLVPYTNQNLLGSSSVDNSPFVIAIKLHHIKALPSIVNAVILISVLSVGNSCIFASSRTLCSMAHQGLIPWWFGYIDRAGRPLVGIMANSLFGLLAFLVKSGSMTEVFNWLMAIAGLATCIVWLSINLSHIRFRLAMKAQGKSLDELEFVSAVGIWGSAYSALINCLILIAQFYCSLWPIGGWTSSKERAKIFFQNYLCALIMLFIFVVHKIYYKCQTGKWWGVKALKDIDLETDRKDIDIEIVKQEIAEKKMYLDSRPWYVRQFHFWC; encoded by the coding sequence ATGACCgaagattttatttcttccgTCAAGCACTCGAGTGAGGTGCTTAAGGAACGGAAATCTAACTTCGAGTTTGTAGAATACAAATCTAAGCAATTAACATCTTCCTCATCACGCAATTCAAACTCATCGCATCACGATGAAGAGCATCAATACAGCAAGAGGAATATTTTCCAGCGATGTGTCGATTCTTTCAAGCCTCCTCTGGACGGTTCGTTCGACACAAGCAATTTGAAGAGGACTCTGAAGCCCAGGCATTTAATCATGATTGCCATTGGTGGCAGTATAGGTACTGGTTTATTTGTCGGTAGCGGTAAGGCGATCGCAGAAGGGGGTCCTCTAGGTGTCGTTCTGGGTTGGACTATTGCAGGCTCTCAAATTATTGGGACGATTCATGGGCTGGGTGAAATCACGGTGCGGTTTCCTGTCGTGGGGGCCTTTGCCAACTACGGTACAAGGTTTTTGGATCCAAGTATAAGTTTTGTTGTTTCGACCATATACGTGCTACAATGGTTCTTTGTACTACCCTTAGAAATCATTGCGGCGGCCATGACCGTACAGTACTGGAATACCTCTATTGACCCCGTAATTTGGGTGGCCATCTTTTATGCTGTTATCGTTTCCATAAATTTGTTTGGTGTGAGAGGTTTTGGGGAAGCCGAATTTGCTTTTTCCACCATAAAAGCAATAACAGTTTGCGGATTCATTATATTATGCATTGTCCTCATTTGCGGTGGGGGGCCCGATCACGAGTTCATTGGCGCCAAATACTGGCACGACCCCGGTTGTTTGGCCAACGGGTTTCCGGGCGTTCTATCTGTTCTTGTCGTTGCTTCGTATTCCCTCGGTGGTATAGAAATGACATGCTTGGCGTCAGGTGAAACGGACCCCAAAGGCTTACCAAGTGCTATCAAACAAGTGTTTTGGAGaatcttatttttctttttaatatcaTTGACCCTAGTAGGGTTCCTTGTTCCATATACAAACCAAAATTTGCTCGGCAGTTCATCCGTGGATAACTCACCTTTTGTCATCGCCATAAAACTGCATCACATTAAAGCCTTGCCATCCATCGTCAATGCGGTCATCCTTATTAGTGTTTTAAGTGTAGGTAACTCCTGTATCTTCGCTTCAAGTCGAACGTTGTGTTCCATGGCTCACCAGGGCCTTATTCCATGGTGGTTTGGTTATATTGACCGTGCTGGTAGGCCGCTGGTTGGCATTATGGCAAATTCGCTATTTGGATTACTAGCATTTCTGGTCAAATCAGGTTCAATGACAGAAGTTTTCAATTGGTTAATGGCTATTGCCGGCCTGGCCACATGCATTGTCTGGTTGAGCATCAACCTGTCGCATATTAGATTTAGACTGGCAATGAAGGCTCAAGGGAAGTCCCTAGATGAATTGGAATTTGTTAGTGCTGTCGGGATTTGGGGGTCTGCGTACTCCGCTTTAATCAACTGTTTAATTTTGATAGCTCAATTCTATTGTTCGTTATGGCCCATTGGTGGCTGGACCAGCAGCAAAGAAAGGgccaaaatattttttcagaattaCCTGTGTGCCTTGATCATGTTATTTATATTCGTCGTCCACAAGATTTATTACAAGTGTCAAACAGGCAAATGGTGGGGGGTTAAGGCGTTAAAGGACATAGACTTAGAGACCGACCGAAAAGATATCGACATCGAAATAGTCAAGCAAGAAATCgccgaaaagaaaatgtacCTAGATTCGCGTCCATGGTATGTGAGACAGTTCCATTTCTGGTGTTAA